The following proteins come from a genomic window of Nodosilinea sp. FACHB-141:
- a CDS encoding pentapeptide repeat-containing protein → MTPPTPDPAQPPLPTATPDNGTVATPDQLAGPLPGDSVAGSVPGATRLDLDPSDPTNVEPLLVDSTVTSASAITIVAVAVIGLGLITGSFWLTLAGSLVATLVSIRLMWPFLQEVLGELSARQQSLLIAIPGVLVGLAGLTNITGINRAILTWGLTLRWDILGALGDFLGAIGQIFIAFLALFVAWRQYVISRDLTKQQNLITQQQTIDSYFQGISELVLDDEGLLEDWPQERIIAEARTAAILSSVDAGGKAKVIRFLSRSKLLTPLRRDNRLGRPILDGRGGYEEDRLTGTRVIDLGAMLAAADLSGSDLRWADLSETNLIRADLRRADLVRTNFARSILYQANLSGADLMEARLFYGDAATATPRTRTGAPDYTTGANTGAVVEGANFSGVYRLSEEQRRYIGAWGGEATRATVPGGCEDIPNRLGR, encoded by the coding sequence ATGACTCCCCCGACCCCTGACCCTGCCCAGCCACCGCTACCCACCGCTACCCCAGATAACGGCACAGTCGCTACCCCAGACCAGTTGGCCGGGCCGCTCCCTGGCGACAGCGTAGCGGGGTCTGTGCCGGGTGCCACTCGGCTCGACTTAGACCCTTCCGACCCGACAAACGTTGAGCCCCTGCTGGTTGACTCTACGGTCACCTCGGCCAGCGCGATTACTATCGTGGCGGTCGCAGTGATTGGGCTGGGGCTAATCACCGGCAGTTTTTGGCTCACCCTAGCTGGATCTTTGGTGGCTACCCTGGTGTCGATTCGGCTCATGTGGCCCTTTCTGCAAGAGGTGCTGGGGGAGCTGTCTGCCCGGCAGCAGTCGCTGCTGATTGCCATCCCAGGGGTTTTAGTGGGGCTGGCGGGGCTAACGAATATCACTGGCATTAATCGGGCCATTTTGACCTGGGGGCTGACTCTGCGGTGGGATATTCTGGGAGCCTTGGGAGACTTTTTGGGGGCGATCGGGCAAATCTTCATCGCCTTTTTGGCCCTGTTTGTGGCCTGGCGGCAGTACGTTATTTCCCGCGACCTGACCAAGCAGCAGAACCTGATTACCCAGCAGCAGACTATCGACTCCTACTTTCAGGGCATCTCAGAACTGGTGCTAGATGACGAAGGCCTGCTCGAAGACTGGCCCCAGGAGCGAATCATCGCCGAAGCCCGCACCGCCGCCATTCTCAGCAGCGTCGATGCTGGGGGCAAGGCCAAGGTCATCCGCTTTCTCTCGCGGTCTAAGCTGCTCACCCCCCTGCGCCGCGACAATCGCTTAGGCCGCCCTATCCTAGACGGCCGGGGTGGTTATGAAGAAGACCGGCTGACTGGCACTCGCGTCATCGACCTGGGAGCTATGCTGGCCGCCGCCGACCTGTCGGGTAGCGATCTGCGCTGGGCCGACCTCAGCGAAACCAACCTGATTCGCGCCGATCTGCGTCGGGCCGACTTGGTAAGAACCAATTTTGCCCGCTCTATTTTGTACCAAGCTAATCTGTCTGGAGCCGATCTAATGGAGGCGCGGCTTTTCTATGGAGATGCTGCCACCGCCACTCCCCGCACCCGCACCGGCGCGCCCGACTACACCACCGGAGCCAACACCGGGGCCGTAGTTGAAGGGGCTAATTTTAGCGGCGTGTACCGCCTGTCTGAGGAACAGCGCCGCTACATTGGAGCCTGGGGTGGTGAGGCTACCCGCGCCACTGTTCCCGGCGGCTGTGAGGATATTCCTAACCGACTGGGACGTTAG
- a CDS encoding site-2 protease family protein — MVITGLILLAAIAILVWGYRRASPYGTVGILAWLQSVVLMAPWLLFFGLFALGVYVNLAGVLLLLLGSTGLYIYIGRRLRALGQDMLSTQRPAPAMDSAPETTDRLEPLDQPTPAPTTPDTIVIPAEDLTQIEGIFGLDTYFRTETIPYDQGAIFRGNLRGEPAATQTKLAERLQERLGDRYRLFLVENLEQKPTVVVLPATADPVKTTPAQWALAGVLAIATLFTGLEAGAILQGFDLLQDFSRWRAALPFLVALLVILLSHEAGHWIAARRYGVRLSPPFLIPAWQIGAFGSLTRFESLLPNRSVLFDISLAGPAAGGIISLAMLVGGLLLSHPGSAFQIPSGFFQGSVLIGALAKVVLGSALQEPLVDIHPLTIMGWLGLVITALNLMPAGQLDGGRMVQAIYGRKTANRTTVFTLVVLALVALANPLALYWAGVIVILQRTLERPCLNDISEPNDARAALGLLALFLALTVLLPLTPSLAGRLGIGA; from the coding sequence ATGGTGATTACTGGGTTGATTTTGCTGGCCGCGATCGCGATTTTAGTCTGGGGCTACCGCCGGGCCTCGCCCTACGGCACTGTAGGCATCTTGGCCTGGCTGCAATCGGTGGTGCTGATGGCCCCGTGGCTGCTGTTCTTTGGGCTATTTGCCCTGGGTGTTTACGTCAACTTGGCGGGGGTGCTGCTGCTGTTGCTGGGGTCTACGGGCCTTTATATCTATATAGGACGACGCTTGCGCGCTCTGGGGCAAGACATGCTCTCGACCCAACGGCCCGCGCCAGCGATGGACTCTGCCCCTGAGACTACCGATCGCCTAGAGCCTCTCGATCAACCTACCCCAGCCCCAACCACCCCAGACACTATAGTCATTCCCGCCGAAGATCTGACGCAGATTGAAGGCATCTTTGGCCTCGACACCTACTTTCGCACCGAGACGATTCCCTACGATCAGGGAGCGATTTTTCGCGGCAACCTGCGGGGTGAACCGGCGGCTACCCAGACCAAGCTGGCAGAACGATTGCAGGAACGACTAGGCGATCGCTACCGCCTGTTTTTAGTCGAAAACCTGGAGCAAAAGCCCACGGTAGTGGTGCTGCCCGCCACCGCCGACCCGGTCAAAACCACCCCAGCCCAGTGGGCACTGGCCGGGGTGCTGGCGATCGCCACCCTTTTTACCGGCCTAGAAGCCGGGGCGATTTTGCAGGGCTTCGACCTGCTGCAAGACTTTTCTCGCTGGCGGGCCGCCCTGCCTTTTTTAGTAGCCTTACTGGTGATCCTGCTCAGCCACGAAGCCGGCCACTGGATTGCCGCTCGCCGTTACGGAGTACGCCTCAGCCCGCCCTTCCTCATCCCCGCTTGGCAGATTGGGGCCTTTGGCAGCCTCACCCGGTTTGAGTCCCTGCTGCCCAACCGCAGCGTGCTGTTTGACATCTCCCTGGCCGGGCCAGCTGCTGGAGGCATCATTTCCTTGGCCATGCTGGTGGGCGGGCTGCTGTTGTCGCACCCTGGTAGCGCCTTTCAAATTCCCTCTGGGTTCTTTCAGGGGTCGGTGCTGATCGGGGCTTTGGCCAAGGTAGTGTTGGGCTCAGCGCTGCAAGAGCCCTTGGTGGATATTCACCCGCTCACCATCATGGGCTGGCTAGGACTGGTAATTACCGCCCTCAATTTAATGCCAGCCGGGCAGCTCGATGGCGGCCGCATGGTTCAGGCCATCTACGGCCGCAAAACCGCCAACCGCACGACGGTATTTACCCTGGTAGTGCTGGCGCTGGTAGCGTTGGCCAACCCCCTAGCCCTCTACTGGGCTGGGGTGATTGTGATCTTGCAGCGCACCCTAGAGCGCCCCTGCCTCAACGATATTTCTGAACCCAACGACGCCCGCGCCGCCCTCGGTCTGCTGGCCTTGTTTTTAGCCCTGACGGTGCTACTGCCTCTCACCCCTAGCCTGGCCGGTCGCTTAGGAATTGGAGCGTGA
- a CDS encoding isopenicillin N synthase family oxygenase, whose amino-acid sequence MTPPPIPVVSYADLIGPTAVRQRAIATLGQALEDIGFFILEPHPVSPEVVRRAYQVAAEFFALPDAAKTQYSLSQHGGGGFSSFGSEQAKGHTSPDLKEFWHVNRYSLTATDSPWPQEVPSFRPVMTRLYEQLMACAEVLLAACGDYLGQPNDWLVDMARGGNTVLRLAHYPPVGQPAAGSLRAAPHEDINLITLLCEATAPGLEILTQDGHWLPVKTTPGQIVVDTGDMLQNLTNGLFRSTTHRVVNPQPSNQARLSMPFFVHPRPEIDLTPVGSLIDRTGGTPQFPPITAAAYLAQRLGEIQVEPVV is encoded by the coding sequence ATGACCCCGCCGCCCATTCCTGTGGTGTCTTACGCAGATTTAATTGGCCCTACGGCGGTGCGACAGCGGGCGATCGCAACCCTGGGCCAGGCCCTAGAGGACATTGGCTTCTTTATTTTGGAGCCCCACCCGGTGTCGCCGGAGGTGGTACGGCGAGCTTACCAAGTAGCTGCTGAGTTCTTTGCCCTACCCGATGCTGCTAAAACCCAGTACTCCCTATCCCAGCATGGCGGTGGGGGCTTCTCGAGCTTTGGTAGCGAGCAGGCTAAGGGCCACACTTCGCCCGATCTCAAAGAATTTTGGCACGTCAACCGCTACAGTCTCACTGCTACCGATTCGCCCTGGCCCCAGGAGGTGCCCTCCTTTCGCCCAGTGATGACCCGCCTATATGAGCAGCTCATGGCCTGCGCAGAAGTTCTGCTGGCAGCCTGCGGTGACTATCTAGGCCAGCCCAACGACTGGTTAGTGGATATGGCTCGCGGGGGCAACACAGTGCTGCGCCTAGCCCATTACCCGCCCGTGGGCCAACCTGCCGCCGGTAGTCTGCGAGCCGCCCCCCACGAAGATATCAATCTCATTACCCTGCTCTGCGAGGCCACCGCCCCTGGGCTCGAAATTCTCACCCAGGATGGGCATTGGCTACCCGTCAAAACCACCCCCGGCCAGATCGTGGTGGATACTGGCGATATGCTGCAAAACCTCACCAACGGGCTGTTTAGAAGCACTACCCATCGGGTGGTCAATCCTCAACCCAGCAACCAGGCCCGCCTATCAATGCCGTTTTTTGTCCATCCCCGTCCCGAGATTGACCTGACCCCGGTAGGTAGTTTGATCGATCGCACTGGGGGAACGCCTCAATTTCCTCCGATCACTGCCGCTGCCTATCTAGCCCAACGACTGGGGGAAATTCAGGTAGAGCCGGTGGTGTAG
- a CDS encoding peptidylprolyl isomerase, producing the protein MNSPANPEPSPMLHIGDQVLTPADAVLRLQRYGMLPALIKELVIDQAIAATTLTLEQSAQALDQFLQANQVTTPEQQQGFLTQRGLAEDDLLALAQRARKLQQYKLDTWGHQVESYFLQRKGHLDRVLYSLIRTRDAGLAQELYFRIKDDGQPLADLARQYSEGQEAQTGGLIGPVELSVPHPALARILSISQPEQLWPPTRVGEWFVVVRLEKFLPARLDDATRQRLIDELFNTWLAEQVQRELQSNAISGVNSLPLNND; encoded by the coding sequence GTGAACAGTCCTGCTAACCCAGAGCCCAGTCCAATGCTGCACATCGGCGACCAGGTGTTGACTCCCGCCGATGCTGTGCTCCGGCTACAGCGCTACGGGATGTTGCCCGCGCTGATCAAAGAACTAGTAATTGACCAAGCGATCGCCGCCACCACCCTCACCCTAGAGCAAAGCGCCCAGGCCCTAGACCAGTTTTTGCAGGCCAATCAGGTGACGACCCCCGAGCAACAGCAAGGGTTTTTAACCCAGCGCGGGCTGGCCGAAGACGATCTTTTGGCGCTAGCTCAGCGGGCTCGAAAGCTTCAGCAGTATAAGCTCGACACCTGGGGGCACCAGGTCGAATCTTATTTCTTACAGCGCAAGGGCCACCTCGATCGGGTTTTGTATTCTCTAATTCGCACCCGCGATGCTGGCCTGGCCCAAGAGCTTTACTTTCGCATCAAAGACGACGGCCAACCCTTAGCCGACCTAGCCCGTCAGTATTCCGAAGGGCAAGAGGCCCAAACCGGAGGCCTGATCGGCCCCGTAGAGCTGTCGGTACCCCACCCGGCCCTGGCCCGAATTCTCTCCATTAGCCAACCCGAGCAGCTCTGGCCTCCAACTCGCGTCGGCGAATGGTTTGTGGTGGTGCGCCTGGAAAAATTTTTGCCGGCCCGATTGGATGACGCCACTCGCCAACGTCTGATCGACGAGCTGTTCAACACCTGGTTAGCTGAGCAAGTACAGCGGGAGCTTCAGTCCAATGCCATCTCAGGCGTAAACTCTCTGCCACTAAACAACGACTAG
- a CDS encoding SLBB domain-containing protein, which produces MARFQPMDWGMGVLMVAATFSGLAGRALAETLPLTNPTEPEEATPLPIQRPQPGLGTAEESFPEAYVLGPGDRIRIDIFNIPEFSGPENGIHEVLVDGTLSLPMAGVVAVQGLTLAETQEALVASYAPLLTRPPQLTVTLLSVRPVRVVVAGEVNRPGTYTIELEAEASGGSAGAGRQWPTLTQVIQEAGGITQQANIKDIQVRRPQRQGEAVLTTSLWELIRTGDISQDVRLRDGDTIVIPKAVAIVPEESVAISSANFSPEEIPVQVVGEVARPGGVTLPANSTLNQAILAAGGFQRSRARNSTVELVRLNPDGSVDQRTVNVDLSAAANDTTNPILRPNDVVIVDRNIAAAAGDTLGLFLSPFTSLTTVLRILGF; this is translated from the coding sequence ATGGCCCGCTTTCAACCGATGGACTGGGGAATGGGGGTGCTAATGGTCGCCGCCACCTTCAGTGGTTTAGCTGGTAGAGCCCTGGCAGAAACCCTGCCCCTAACCAATCCGACAGAGCCTGAGGAGGCTACCCCGCTACCTATTCAAAGGCCACAACCTGGACTAGGCACAGCTGAGGAGAGTTTTCCTGAGGCCTATGTGCTGGGGCCGGGCGATCGCATCCGCATCGATATTTTCAACATTCCAGAGTTCAGTGGCCCCGAAAACGGCATTCACGAGGTGCTGGTCGATGGCACATTGTCTCTCCCCATGGCTGGTGTAGTAGCCGTGCAAGGGCTGACCCTAGCCGAAACCCAGGAGGCCCTAGTTGCTAGCTATGCCCCGTTGCTGACCCGACCGCCTCAACTCACTGTCACGCTGCTGTCGGTCCGCCCCGTGCGGGTGGTGGTGGCTGGCGAAGTCAACCGCCCCGGCACCTACACCATTGAGCTAGAGGCCGAAGCCAGCGGGGGCAGCGCTGGGGCCGGTCGCCAGTGGCCCACCCTCACCCAGGTAATTCAGGAAGCGGGGGGCATTACCCAGCAGGCCAACATTAAAGATATTCAGGTGCGGCGGCCCCAGCGCCAGGGTGAGGCCGTTCTCACTACCAGTCTGTGGGAACTAATTCGCACTGGCGACATTAGCCAAGATGTGCGCCTGCGCGACGGCGACACCATTGTGATTCCCAAAGCCGTAGCGATCGTGCCCGAGGAGTCAGTGGCGATTTCTAGCGCCAACTTTTCTCCAGAGGAAATACCAGTGCAGGTAGTTGGTGAAGTAGCACGCCCCGGCGGGGTAACGCTGCCCGCTAACTCCACCCTAAACCAGGCCATTCTGGCCGCAGGCGGATTTCAGCGCAGTCGGGCCCGGAATTCCACGGTAGAGCTAGTCCGGCTCAACCCCGATGGCAGCGTTGACCAACGCACCGTGAACGTCGATCTATCTGCGGCTGCTAACGACACCACTAACCCGATATTGCGTCCCAACGACGTAGTGATTGTGGACCGCAATATCGCCGCCGCCGCTGGCGACACCCTAGGACTCTTTCTGAGCCCTTTTACGTCTCTGACTACTGTCTTGCGGATACTCGGCTTTTAA
- a CDS encoding polysaccharide biosynthesis tyrosine autokinase — translation MPFPHSSTHETNGNGHGHAKPGFMTVMAPPSLVEQRDEVDFNRLVGVFRRRAGVFLGVAALSLAGFTLWHLSRPPAYSGSASLLVEPVTAANTPGLDTVTGVPSPSVSTSLDYTSQIRVLRGPAVINPILDKIQQRYPDINYNSLLNGLDITQEGESKVLRISYSNADPAVVGFVLNQVVEGFVNYSVQDRQGELRRGLTFLDEQLQEKWQEVAAIEGELSEFQKRYDLVDVNATSESVTQRLNQMLSDQEQLRVELTALDPLYENLREQVGFDPNTAIRVANLNESPTYQSLLEDLREIEQTIAAESARFQADTPMIEALTDEREKLLPLLEAEAQRLVGSAVEAETLGYQGSVSRDLMQQLVDTANQMQVLQTQDQAIGQAVQQLRAEIQRLADLSRSYQQISRELTVAETSLDQLLASRQDLRFQMARQASPWELISPLNETSIAETSNLPRKLLLSAVLSLMLGGIAALLRDRLDQAFHSTDELIKATQLPNLAGVPNASALQKQPLLMVPNLSATMADVLTQNQSPHKLYTSFSFAEAFYSLEANLRMLSSDTPIQVVALTSSEPGEGKSTICAHLAIAAANMGRRVLLIDGDLRKPSQHLIFSQPNRQGLSDLITQPLDDPMDLVQVIPGNPNLHLLTAGARPPAPGRLLSSRKMQQITEQYRRHFDLMIFDTPPLAGGMVDAKLAAAHADGLLLVVRLNRSERAEIQRVLADLGNTVQAPLLGLVVNGVPHSRQSGYDYYYGYYGRPRVAAGINDG, via the coding sequence ATGCCTTTCCCCCATTCCTCCACCCATGAAACCAACGGCAACGGTCACGGCCATGCCAAGCCTGGTTTTATGACTGTTATGGCGCCGCCATCCTTGGTGGAGCAGAGAGATGAGGTAGACTTCAATCGGCTCGTAGGGGTATTCAGGCGTCGAGCGGGCGTATTTCTTGGTGTGGCGGCCCTCTCCTTGGCAGGGTTCACCCTTTGGCACCTCAGCCGTCCGCCAGCCTACAGCGGTAGCGCTAGCCTCTTGGTGGAGCCCGTTACCGCCGCTAATACTCCGGGCCTAGACACAGTTACCGGAGTCCCCAGCCCATCAGTCTCTACTAGCCTTGATTACACTAGCCAAATTAGAGTGCTGCGCGGTCCGGCGGTGATCAATCCTATTTTGGATAAGATTCAGCAGCGCTACCCTGACATTAACTACAATTCCCTACTCAACGGCCTCGACATCACCCAAGAAGGCGAATCTAAGGTGCTGCGCATTAGCTACAGTAACGCTGACCCAGCGGTAGTAGGATTTGTGCTTAACCAGGTGGTCGAAGGTTTTGTCAACTACAGTGTGCAGGACCGTCAGGGGGAGCTGCGCCGAGGTCTGACGTTTTTAGATGAACAGCTGCAGGAAAAATGGCAGGAAGTTGCGGCTATTGAGGGGGAGCTCAGCGAGTTTCAAAAGCGCTATGACCTAGTCGATGTCAACGCCACCAGCGAAAGCGTTACCCAACGGCTCAACCAGATGCTGTCTGACCAAGAACAGCTGCGGGTGGAGCTGACTGCCCTAGATCCCCTCTACGAAAATCTGCGGGAGCAGGTAGGCTTTGACCCCAATACCGCCATTCGGGTGGCAAACCTCAACGAGTCACCGACCTACCAGTCGCTGCTGGAAGATTTACGTGAAATCGAGCAGACCATTGCCGCAGAGTCAGCCCGGTTTCAGGCTGACACTCCTATGATCGAAGCGCTGACAGACGAGCGGGAGAAGCTTTTACCGCTGCTGGAGGCGGAAGCCCAGCGCCTCGTAGGGTCGGCAGTAGAAGCCGAAACCTTGGGCTACCAAGGATCAGTAAGTCGAGATCTGATGCAGCAGCTGGTCGACACCGCCAACCAAATGCAGGTCTTGCAAACTCAGGATCAAGCAATTGGCCAGGCTGTGCAGCAGCTGCGGGCAGAGATTCAGCGGCTAGCAGACCTCTCCCGGTCGTATCAGCAGATTAGCCGCGAGCTGACCGTAGCGGAGACTAGCCTCGATCAGCTTTTGGCAAGTCGGCAAGATCTGCGGTTTCAAATGGCGCGGCAGGCGTCACCGTGGGAGCTGATTTCTCCCCTAAATGAGACGAGCATTGCCGAAACGAGCAATCTGCCTCGCAAACTGCTGCTCAGCGCGGTGTTGAGCCTGATGCTGGGAGGGATTGCGGCACTGCTGCGCGATCGCCTCGACCAAGCCTTTCATAGCACTGACGAACTGATCAAAGCGACTCAACTGCCCAACTTAGCTGGGGTACCCAATGCCTCAGCCTTGCAAAAGCAGCCCCTGCTGATGGTGCCCAATCTATCTGCCACCATGGCCGATGTACTCACTCAAAACCAGAGTCCCCACAAGCTATACACCTCCTTTAGCTTTGCCGAGGCATTCTACTCACTAGAGGCCAACCTGCGCATGCTCAGCTCTGATACCCCTATACAGGTGGTAGCGCTGACCTCCTCAGAGCCCGGTGAGGGTAAATCAACCATATGCGCCCACTTGGCCATTGCTGCCGCCAACATGGGCCGCCGCGTACTGTTAATTGACGGTGATCTGCGCAAGCCCAGTCAGCATCTGATTTTTAGCCAACCAAACCGTCAGGGGTTGAGTGATCTGATTACTCAACCCCTCGATGACCCCATGGATCTAGTTCAGGTGATACCGGGTAATCCCAACCTACACTTGCTAACGGCAGGGGCACGGCCCCCCGCCCCTGGCCGCCTGCTGTCATCGCGCAAAATGCAGCAGATTACTGAGCAGTACCGCCGCCACTTTGACCTAATGATTTTTGATACCCCACCCCTAGCAGGCGGGATGGTTGATGCCAAGCTGGCCGCAGCCCACGCCGATGGGCTACTGCTAGTGGTGCGACTCAATCGGTCTGAGCGAGCGGAGATCCAAAGGGTGCTGGCCGACCTGGGCAACACAGTCCAGGCTCCGCTGCTGGGTCTGGTGGTCAATGGTGTGCCCCACAGCCGTCAGAGTGGCTACGACTATTACTACGGTTACTACGGTCGCCCTAGAGTGGCCGCAGGGATCAATGACGGTTAG
- a CDS encoding glycosyltransferase family 4 protein produces the protein MTQFFPPDYAATGQLVEELAQSFSRQGVGVQVFAGQPGYAYDRRLAPKQEEAQGVTIRRTRTSRLWPKRIRGRAVGGLLYCLRSLIKLLHPARRGQLLIVTTEPPYLPVLAYLMYCLFGQPYLCVVYDLYPEVALALGVVSKRHWLVRLWRWLNCRTWQRAEAIVVLSQTMKQRIVDHCPEAADKISVIHNWADPSLIVPLPKANNWFALHHQLDQVFTVLYSGNMGRCHDMDTILAAAFALRHEPVRFVFIGAGAKRQFCIDRTARAALTNCLFLPYQAKETLPFSLTACDLSLVSLVEGVEGLVAPSKLYGSLAAGRPVAAICEPHSYLRSLLAEGGFGRAFSNGDGAGLANFIRTLVANPALVQQMGSRGRRYMQQKFTPEQGTNRYFEVVKACLQTPAAPPLAEVPKATVSRL, from the coding sequence TTGACTCAGTTTTTTCCACCCGACTACGCCGCTACCGGGCAGCTTGTGGAAGAACTAGCCCAGAGCTTTAGTCGACAGGGGGTAGGGGTGCAGGTGTTTGCAGGACAGCCCGGCTACGCCTACGATCGCAGGCTCGCTCCCAAGCAGGAAGAGGCCCAGGGAGTGACTATTCGCCGCACGCGCACTTCGCGGCTCTGGCCCAAGCGAATTCGGGGGCGCGCAGTAGGCGGGTTGCTCTACTGTTTACGATCGCTCATCAAGCTCCTGCACCCAGCCCGCCGCGGCCAGCTGTTGATAGTCACCACCGAACCTCCCTATCTGCCGGTACTGGCCTATCTGATGTATTGCCTGTTTGGCCAACCCTATCTGTGCGTGGTGTACGACCTTTACCCCGAAGTGGCCTTGGCCCTGGGAGTGGTCTCAAAGCGTCACTGGCTGGTGCGCCTGTGGCGCTGGCTTAACTGTCGCACTTGGCAGCGAGCTGAGGCCATTGTGGTGCTAAGCCAAACCATGAAGCAGCGCATTGTCGATCACTGCCCCGAAGCAGCCGACAAAATATCGGTGATTCACAACTGGGCTGACCCCAGCCTGATTGTTCCCTTGCCAAAAGCGAACAACTGGTTCGCTTTACACCATCAGCTCGATCAAGTCTTTACGGTGCTCTATTCCGGCAATATGGGGCGCTGCCACGATATGGACACTATCTTGGCAGCAGCCTTTGCTCTACGCCACGAGCCCGTCAGGTTTGTGTTTATTGGGGCCGGGGCCAAGCGCCAGTTCTGTATAGACCGTACGGCCCGCGCAGCGCTGACCAATTGCTTGTTTCTGCCCTACCAAGCAAAAGAAACCCTGCCCTTTTCTCTCACCGCCTGTGACCTCAGCTTAGTCAGCCTGGTAGAAGGGGTAGAAGGGCTAGTGGCCCCCAGCAAACTGTACGGCAGCCTAGCTGCAGGCCGACCTGTGGCTGCTATTTGCGAACCCCATTCCTACCTGCGATCGCTGCTGGCCGAAGGGGGATTTGGCCGTGCCTTTAGCAATGGCGATGGTGCGGGGCTAGCCAATTTTATTCGAACATTGGTGGCCAACCCAGCTCTAGTTCAACAGATGGGCAGCCGAGGTCGTCGCTACATGCAGCAAAAGTTTACCCCCGAGCAGGGTACCAACCGCTATTTTGAGGTTGTAAAAGCTTGCCTGCAAACTCCGGCAGCGCCCCCGCTGGCTGAGGTGCCCAAGGCTACTGTCTCTCGCCTCTGA
- a CDS encoding ABC transporter permease: protein MTKLKIKRRRPSSDPSEAELIIEAGRTEKNYWQDIWRYRELFYFLAWRDILVRYKQTAIGVAWALIRPFLTMVVFTIVFGRLANLPSNGVPYPILVFSAMLPWQLFSTALSECSNSLIANANLLSKVYFPRLVVPTSAVVVSFVDFAISGIILVALMVWFTYVPSWRIVTLPLFTLIALAASMGVGLWMASLNVQYRDFRYIVPFLVQFGLYISPVGFSSSIVPEQWRLLYSLNPMVGVIDGFRWAILGNEASIYWPGFALSTSLVMLLLVSGIWYFRKMERTFADVI from the coding sequence ATGACCAAGCTGAAGATTAAGCGGCGCCGGCCATCAAGTGATCCCAGCGAAGCCGAGCTGATTATTGAAGCGGGTCGCACAGAGAAAAACTATTGGCAAGATATCTGGCGCTATCGAGAGCTGTTTTATTTTTTAGCTTGGCGCGATATTTTAGTGCGCTACAAGCAAACTGCTATCGGAGTGGCGTGGGCGCTCATTCGGCCATTTCTAACGATGGTGGTGTTTACAATAGTGTTTGGTCGTCTAGCCAACTTGCCATCGAACGGGGTACCCTACCCCATCCTGGTATTTTCAGCCATGCTTCCCTGGCAGCTATTTTCTACGGCTTTATCAGAGTGCAGCAACAGTCTGATTGCTAACGCCAACCTACTATCGAAGGTATATTTTCCTCGCTTAGTAGTACCTACTAGCGCTGTAGTAGTTAGCTTTGTAGACTTCGCCATCTCTGGCATCATTTTGGTGGCGCTCATGGTGTGGTTCACCTACGTACCCAGTTGGCGAATCGTTACCCTACCGCTGTTTACCCTAATTGCGCTAGCCGCTTCTATGGGTGTAGGACTATGGATGGCTTCCCTCAATGTGCAGTACCGCGATTTTCGCTATATTGTGCCGTTTTTAGTTCAGTTTGGCCTCTATATTTCTCCGGTGGGGTTTAGCAGCAGCATCGTGCCCGAGCAGTGGCGGCTGCTGTACTCGTTAAACCCTATGGTCGGAGTCATTGACGGCTTTCGCTGGGCCATTCTAGGAAATGAGGCCAGCATCTACTGGCCGGGGTTTGCCCTATCGACGAGTCTAGTCATGCTGCTGCTGGTGTCTGGCATCTGGTATTTCCGCAAAATGGAGCGCACCTTTGCAGACGTGATTTAG